A genomic segment from Vagococcus zengguangii encodes:
- a CDS encoding glycoside hydrolase family 1 protein — protein sequence MVKFPTNFLWGGATAANQCEGAYLEDGKGLSIADAMPGGKERFKKVFAEDFDWTIDETINSYPNHTGIDHYHHYEEDIALFAEMGFKAYRFSIAWTRIFPTGTEETPNELGLAHYEKVIDTCLKYNIEPVITISHYEMPLHLAKEFGGWQDRRLIDLYVKYADTIIRRFADKVKYWMTFNEINGALHFPALSLGMVPTTGSTNKQLVFQALHHQFVASAKVVKLAHEIKSDLQVGMMTIYATGYGMDCHPENQVANMQKGQEINGFCCSVQAGGEYPPYTERIFKKYGVQPLAIAEGDLELIKEHTVDYIGLSYYMSTVIDVIDPDAAKVAGNLTGGAKNPHLPTSDWGWQTDAIGLRIGLNELYNTYHKPLFIVENGLGAIDTISEDGQIHDDYRIDYLRQHIEQMALAIADGVDLMGYTPWGCIDLVSASTGEMAKRYGFIYVDKDDQGNGSLNRMKKDSFDWYKQVIASNGETL from the coding sequence ATGGTGAAATTTCCAACTAATTTTTTATGGGGTGGCGCAACGGCTGCTAACCAGTGCGAAGGGGCGTATTTAGAAGACGGTAAAGGCTTATCAATTGCTGATGCAATGCCTGGTGGTAAAGAACGATTTAAAAAGGTTTTTGCCGAAGACTTTGATTGGACGATTGATGAAACAATTAACAGCTATCCTAATCATACTGGAATTGATCACTATCATCACTACGAAGAAGATATTGCTTTATTTGCTGAAATGGGGTTCAAAGCTTACCGATTCTCAATTGCTTGGACACGTATTTTTCCAACGGGTACGGAAGAAACGCCCAACGAATTAGGGTTAGCGCATTACGAAAAAGTGATTGATACATGTTTAAAATATAACATTGAACCAGTTATCACTATCTCTCACTATGAGATGCCATTACATTTAGCGAAAGAATTTGGTGGTTGGCAAGATCGTCGTTTGATTGACTTATACGTGAAGTATGCGGACACAATCATTCGTCGTTTTGCTGACAAAGTGAAATATTGGATGACATTTAATGAAATTAATGGTGCGTTACACTTCCCAGCTCTAAGCTTGGGGATGGTACCAACTACGGGCTCAACGAATAAGCAATTAGTTTTCCAAGCCCTACATCATCAGTTTGTAGCGTCAGCTAAAGTGGTTAAATTAGCGCATGAAATCAAATCAGACTTACAAGTAGGGATGATGACGATTTATGCAACAGGATACGGAATGGATTGTCATCCGGAAAACCAAGTTGCAAACATGCAAAAAGGCCAAGAAATTAATGGTTTCTGTTGCTCAGTTCAAGCAGGCGGTGAATATCCACCGTACACTGAACGTATCTTTAAGAAATACGGTGTCCAACCATTAGCAATTGCTGAAGGTGATTTAGAGTTGATTAAAGAACACACTGTTGACTACATTGGTTTAAGTTACTATATGTCCACCGTCATTGACGTGATTGATCCCGATGCAGCAAAAGTAGCAGGTAACTTAACCGGTGGTGCTAAAAATCCTCATTTACCAACAAGTGATTGGGGTTGGCAAACAGATGCGATTGGTTTACGTATCGGTCTAAATGAATTGTACAATACGTATCATAAACCATTATTTATCGTAGAAAATGGTTTAGGAGCAATCGATACTATTTCTGAAGATGGCCAAATTCATGATGATTATCGAATCGATTATTTACGTCAACACATTGAACAAATGGCCTTAGCAATTGCTGATGGCGTCGATTTAATGGGTTACACTCCTTGGGGCTGTATTGACTTAGTCAGTGCTTCAACAGGTGAAATGGCGAAACGTTACGGCTTCATCTATGTCGATAAAGACGATCAAGGAAATGGTAGTTTGAATCGTATGAAAAAAGATTCGTTCGATTGGTATAAACAAGTCATCGCAAGTAACGGCGAGACATTATAA
- a CDS encoding amidase, translating into MKDATYWINQLKNKEISHQELIHSISNKVKKLNPELNAVITFSSSDALCEIEQREGVLQTPFAGLPVPLKILGQSKKGWLDTSGSRLFNDYRASDSNYFVGKMEQVGLLALGQTNSPEFGFKNITDPFIHGVTRNPWNVAHSPGGSSGGAAAAVASGMFPLAMASDGGGSIRIPASFCGLIGLKPTRGLMPVGPSGWRGWQGASISFGLTLSVRDTQLLFDSLRGIHTAAPYQPVNLFMDQTKRPLKIAYCLDSPVNSIVSTDAKIALQKTLKQLEKMGHQLVSVNYPVDGIRLIRSYYAMNGGETAAMFKQIEKNFNRSMTIEDMELMTWGIYQYGNKIDAADYIEALQSWDEAAFQMEELFDDYDLFLSPTTATTAPKVDAPLVSEAIQERLRLSERLNQTQAAQLIEEMFADSLALTPYTQLANLTGQPAISLPVHIGENGLPIGVQLMAKRGNDQLLLDIAAQLEQEELFELPHINR; encoded by the coding sequence ATGAAAGATGCGACTTATTGGATTAACCAATTGAAAAATAAAGAAATTTCCCATCAAGAATTAATTCATAGTATTAGTAACAAAGTAAAAAAATTGAATCCGGAATTAAATGCCGTGATTACTTTTTCATCTAGTGATGCTCTATGTGAGATTGAGCAAAGAGAGGGTGTACTTCAAACACCTTTTGCTGGACTCCCTGTGCCGTTAAAAATTTTAGGACAAAGTAAAAAGGGCTGGCTTGATACGTCAGGTTCTCGCCTGTTTAATGATTACCGAGCATCTGACAGTAACTATTTTGTTGGAAAAATGGAACAAGTGGGGTTACTAGCCTTAGGGCAAACGAATAGTCCGGAGTTTGGGTTTAAAAATATTACGGATCCGTTCATTCATGGTGTGACAAGGAATCCTTGGAATGTTGCACACTCGCCAGGTGGTTCTAGTGGAGGTGCTGCGGCGGCTGTTGCTTCAGGCATGTTTCCTTTAGCGATGGCGAGTGATGGAGGAGGATCAATTCGCATTCCAGCATCTTTTTGCGGCTTGATAGGGCTGAAACCCACAAGAGGTCTGATGCCTGTTGGTCCGAGTGGTTGGAGAGGATGGCAAGGGGCTTCGATTAGTTTTGGGCTGACACTTTCTGTTCGTGATACTCAATTACTGTTTGATAGCTTAAGAGGTATTCATACAGCGGCTCCTTATCAGCCAGTCAATCTGTTCATGGATCAAACAAAGCGCCCGTTGAAAATTGCATATTGTCTTGATTCACCAGTAAACAGTATCGTGTCAACAGATGCTAAAATCGCTTTACAAAAAACACTCAAACAATTAGAAAAAATGGGACATCAATTGGTTTCAGTTAACTACCCTGTTGATGGCATTCGTCTCATTAGAAGTTATTATGCAATGAATGGTGGAGAGACAGCCGCGATGTTTAAACAAATTGAAAAAAACTTCAACCGTTCGATGACCATTGAGGATATGGAATTAATGACATGGGGGATTTATCAGTACGGGAATAAAATAGACGCGGCCGATTATATCGAAGCGTTGCAAAGTTGGGATGAAGCAGCGTTTCAAATGGAAGAACTCTTTGATGATTATGATTTATTTTTATCTCCAACCACCGCAACTACTGCTCCTAAAGTGGATGCACCGCTTGTTTCTGAAGCAATTCAGGAGCGTTTACGACTAAGCGAACGGTTAAATCAAACTCAGGCAGCACAATTAATTGAAGAGATGTTTGCAGATAGTTTAGCTTTAACTCCTTACACACAACTGGCTAATTTAACGGGTCAGCCAGCGATAAGCTTACCTGTCCATATCGGTGAAAATGGTTTACCAATCGGTGTGCAGTTGATGGCTAAGCGAGGGAATGATCAATTATTATTAGATATAGCTGCTCAGTTGGAGCAAGAAGAATTGTTTGAATTGCCACATATTAATCGCTAA
- a CDS encoding DUF1093 domain-containing protein: MKNFFGLIIVVLLALGGYKAWNYYQSTYVGQDYYGVISEPLPEETTIKDDSGNALGKGFKYEVTAYDEDGNARQLKFDVITTGRDKNGSAYEAGTVMKFDASEKRIIKKSVIDMNDVPTNLVNKLQ; this comes from the coding sequence ATGAAAAACTTTTTTGGATTAATAATTGTTGTCTTGTTAGCACTTGGAGGGTATAAAGCATGGAACTACTATCAATCAACCTATGTCGGTCAAGATTACTATGGCGTAATCAGTGAACCACTTCCAGAAGAAACAACTATTAAAGACGACAGCGGTAACGCACTAGGTAAAGGATTTAAATACGAAGTAACTGCGTACGATGAAGACGGTAATGCACGTCAATTAAAATTTGATGTTATCACAACTGGACGTGATAAAAATGGGTCCGCTTATGAAGCTGGAACAGTCATGAAATTTGATGCAAGCGAAAAACGTATCATTAAAAAATCAGTTATCGACATGAACGATGTACCAACTAACTTGGTTAACAAGTTACAATAG
- a CDS encoding phosphatase PAP2 family protein yields the protein MLVVVGCIACLIFSVIVFLVMNHKTNQIDEAVMNFALDHRTRVWTLAMKFFTEVGKAMPVAFICLMNYFYFSKDLFFANELLICLGVGMLVAYLFKITIKRERPDEHRLVQEKDYSFPSYHALGSGLIYFSIILELLSRGASYHWLGLLICVIFLVMIGYSRVYLGIHYISDVLGGWSLGITLACFVRLIYRLSI from the coding sequence GTGTTAGTAGTTGTTGGGTGTATTGCTTGTTTAATATTTAGTGTCATCGTTTTTTTAGTTATGAATCATAAAACGAATCAAATTGACGAAGCCGTTATGAATTTTGCGTTAGATCATCGTACGAGAGTCTGGACACTAGCTATGAAATTTTTTACGGAAGTAGGAAAAGCTATGCCAGTTGCTTTTATATGTTTAATGAATTATTTTTATTTTTCAAAAGATTTATTTTTTGCAAATGAATTATTGATTTGTTTAGGAGTAGGGATGTTAGTTGCCTACTTATTTAAGATTACGATAAAGCGAGAACGACCAGATGAGCACCGTTTAGTGCAAGAAAAAGATTATAGCTTTCCTAGTTATCATGCCTTGGGCTCAGGTTTAATTTATTTTTCAATTATTCTAGAATTGCTTAGTCGTGGAGCGAGTTATCATTGGTTAGGTCTGCTGATTTGTGTGATTTTCCTAGTTATGATTGGTTACAGCCGTGTTTATTTGGGGATTCATTATATTAGTGATGTTCTTGGTGGTTGGAGCTTAGGTATAACACTTGCTTGTTTTGTCAGATTAATTTATAGACTGTCTATTTGA
- a CDS encoding DMT family transporter — protein MNSVNKNWLMIIIAGIVEVGWVIGLKHSSNLWEYLLTLLAIFFSFYFLIKASQELAVGTAYAVFVGIGTTGTILMDTLLFGSTLSIVKVLLIMTLLAGVMGLKLLSDHSEGGH, from the coding sequence ATGAATAGTGTGAACAAAAATTGGTTAATGATTATTATAGCGGGTATTGTTGAAGTTGGGTGGGTGATTGGATTAAAGCACTCTAGCAATTTGTGGGAATACTTATTAACGCTACTGGCAATATTTTTTAGTTTTTATTTTTTAATTAAAGCCAGTCAGGAACTAGCGGTTGGGACTGCCTATGCCGTCTTTGTTGGCATTGGGACAACCGGTACGATTTTAATGGATACGTTACTTTTTGGTAGTACGTTATCCATTGTCAAAGTATTATTAATTATGACTCTTTTAGCAGGTGTGATGGGGTTAAAATTATTAAGTGATCATTCAGAAGGAGGACATTAA
- a CDS encoding DMT family transporter, with the protein MAWGYLILAGVFEMVGVSLINKFNQEKSLQAVIYLLLGFGASFFFLNLAMNDISMGTAYAIWTGIGAAGGALMGMLFYGEAKDWRRIVCLLLIIGSAIGLKLVA; encoded by the coding sequence ATGGCATGGGGATATTTAATTTTAGCTGGAGTTTTTGAGATGGTTGGGGTGTCATTAATTAATAAATTCAACCAAGAAAAATCACTGCAAGCAGTTATTTATCTGTTGCTAGGGTTTGGGGCAAGTTTTTTCTTTTTGAACTTAGCAATGAATGATATTAGTATGGGAACTGCTTATGCGATTTGGACAGGTATTGGAGCAGCAGGTGGCGCTTTAATGGGAATGCTATTTTATGGTGAAGCCAAAGATTGGCGTCGTATTGTGTGTTTGTTATTAATTATTGGTTCGGCAATTGGTTTGAAATTAGTTGCTTAG
- the mgtA gene encoding magnesium-translocating P-type ATPase, whose protein sequence is MNKKQYFEFATTSITNLFDHFNTSTNGLTTRDAEENRQQFGANQLSNGKKTPLLVEILKAYITPFTLVLITLAIISFITDYVIAPPGERDLFAVFIITLMVVVSGTMTLIQSVKSNRATEQLKSLVKVTTNVRRNGEAIELPIEDVVCGDIIKLAAGDMIPADLRLLSSKDLFISQSSLTGESYPVEKIAESTILEPQSDTSYDNLLFMGSDVISGSAEALVIATGNDTMFGSIADTLSEKPIPTSFEIGINKTSMLLIKFMAIMAPLVVIINGITINNWLEAFLFGLSVAVGLTPEMLPMIVTTNLVKGSNKMAKEGTIIKNLNAIQNFGAIDVLCTDKTGTLTQDKIILEYHLNCNGLEDDRVLKHAYLNSYYQTGLKNLLDVAIIEEANELLDVASLNINYTKVDEIPFDFERRRMSVVMQDEHGKRQMITKGAIEEMLAISSFVEYDGRVMPITAKERQTILSKVEELNRDGMRVLGVSQKTNPSVEGEFSTKDEANMVLIGYLAFLDPPKETTKAALEALKEHGVGVKVFTGDNELVTTTVCQQVGLPVETIISGDELATFSDDELKDVVETHQIFVKLNPTQKSDLVTLLRENGHTVGFMGDGINDAAAMKAADVGISVDTAVDIAKESADVILLEKDLMVLEKGILSGREIFGNIMKYVKTTASSNFGNMFSVLAASLMLPFIPMLPIQILFLNLIYDLSCISIPWDRMDKEYLDKPKKWDASSIGNFMFWFGPTSSVFDITTFILMFYYICPQVIGGPFHTLDAGQKVAFIALFHAGWFVESLWTQTLVLHTLRTPKIPFLQSNASFIMTTITSLGIIVGTILPFTALGTNLDLAPLPGNYWLWLIITVLAYLLLVTVVKHFYMKKYGELL, encoded by the coding sequence ATGAACAAGAAACAATATTTCGAATTTGCCACTACTAGTATCACAAATCTATTTGACCATTTTAATACATCAACTAATGGACTAACAACCCGCGATGCGGAAGAAAACCGTCAACAATTTGGAGCGAACCAGCTCTCAAACGGTAAGAAAACACCTTTATTAGTAGAAATTTTAAAAGCGTACATTACCCCCTTTACATTAGTATTGATCACATTAGCGATTATTTCTTTTATTACCGATTATGTGATTGCACCACCCGGAGAACGTGATTTATTTGCTGTCTTCATTATAACTTTAATGGTCGTTGTCAGCGGCACCATGACGTTGATTCAGTCCGTAAAATCAAATCGCGCGACGGAACAATTAAAGTCACTGGTCAAAGTAACAACGAATGTACGTCGAAATGGTGAGGCAATTGAATTACCAATTGAAGACGTTGTTTGTGGCGATATAATTAAATTAGCTGCTGGCGATATGATTCCAGCCGACCTTAGACTATTATCAAGTAAAGATTTATTTATTTCGCAGTCTTCATTAACAGGTGAAAGCTATCCTGTTGAAAAAATAGCCGAAAGCACTATTTTGGAACCGCAAAGCGACACAAGTTATGATAACTTACTCTTTATGGGGAGTGACGTTATTAGCGGAAGTGCCGAAGCACTAGTCATTGCTACAGGTAATGACACGATGTTCGGTTCAATTGCTGATACACTATCTGAAAAACCGATTCCTACCAGCTTTGAAATTGGTATTAATAAAACCTCAATGTTATTAATCAAGTTTATGGCCATCATGGCGCCATTGGTGGTGATTATTAACGGTATCACTATTAATAACTGGCTAGAGGCTTTCTTATTTGGACTGTCCGTAGCCGTTGGTTTAACCCCTGAAATGTTACCGATGATTGTCACCACTAATTTAGTTAAAGGGTCCAATAAAATGGCCAAAGAAGGTACTATTATCAAAAATTTAAACGCCATTCAGAACTTTGGTGCCATTGATGTCCTATGTACCGATAAAACGGGCACATTAACACAAGATAAAATTATTTTAGAATACCACTTAAATTGTAATGGTTTGGAAGATGATCGTGTGCTGAAACATGCGTATTTAAATAGTTACTACCAAACAGGTTTAAAAAATCTACTTGATGTCGCAATTATTGAAGAAGCTAATGAGTTGTTAGACGTTGCTAGTTTGAATATAAACTACACCAAGGTAGATGAAATCCCATTCGATTTTGAACGTCGTCGTATGAGTGTGGTGATGCAAGATGAACATGGCAAACGCCAAATGATTACTAAGGGTGCTATCGAAGAAATGTTAGCTATTTCATCTTTCGTCGAGTATGATGGCCGTGTAATGCCAATCACCGCTAAGGAACGACAAACTATTTTATCCAAAGTAGAAGAATTAAATCGAGATGGTATGCGTGTCTTAGGTGTTTCTCAAAAAACTAATCCAAGTGTGGAAGGTGAATTTTCTACAAAAGATGAAGCTAATATGGTCTTAATTGGTTACCTAGCCTTCTTAGATCCACCAAAAGAAACCACTAAGGCAGCCCTTGAAGCGTTAAAAGAACATGGTGTCGGGGTAAAAGTCTTCACAGGAGACAACGAATTAGTCACAACAACCGTCTGCCAACAAGTCGGGCTACCTGTTGAGACAATTATTTCTGGTGATGAACTAGCAACCTTTAGCGATGACGAACTAAAAGACGTAGTTGAAACACATCAGATTTTTGTTAAACTAAACCCAACACAAAAATCTGATTTAGTCACCTTACTTCGCGAAAACGGGCACACCGTTGGCTTTATGGGCGATGGTATTAATGATGCAGCTGCAATGAAAGCCGCCGATGTAGGTATTTCTGTTGATACTGCAGTTGATATTGCTAAAGAAAGCGCCGATGTGATCTTATTAGAAAAAGATTTAATGGTCCTAGAAAAAGGCATTTTATCTGGACGTGAAATTTTCGGTAATATCATGAAATATGTTAAAACAACGGCAAGTTCAAACTTTGGTAACATGTTTTCTGTCCTAGCAGCCAGCTTAATGTTGCCATTTATTCCCATGTTACCGATTCAAATTTTGTTTTTAAACTTGATATATGATTTATCATGTATTTCAATTCCTTGGGATAGAATGGACAAAGAATATTTGGATAAACCCAAGAAATGGGATGCATCAAGTATCGGTAACTTCATGTTTTGGTTCGGACCAACGAGCTCTGTATTTGACATTACGACCTTTATTCTTATGTTCTACTATATTTGTCCACAAGTTATAGGGGGGCCGTTCCATACGCTAGACGCCGGTCAAAAAGTTGCCTTTATCGCCCTATTCCATGCTGGTTGGTTTGTTGAATCACTATGGACCCAAACTTTGGTCTTACATACTTTACGAACACCCAAAATTCCGTTTCTACAAAGTAATGCTTCCTTTATTATGACAACCATCACTAGCTTAGGGATTATAGTTGGCACAATCTTACCTTTCACAGCTCTAGGAACTAATCTTGATTTAGCTCCACTGCCTGGTAATTATTGGCTATGGCTAATTATTACCGTCTTGGCATACTTATTACTAGTGACCGTGGTTAAGCACTTCTATATGAAGAAGTACGGCGAGTTACTATAA
- a CDS encoding FUSC family protein: MPFGLRTLKTGVAVFLCILISIIFKRETYIVSALTAIFTIRKDFENSIRYGKNRVIGNTVGAFSSLLVITLFDLFGKTDISQLIIMPLTIMMMITLLTKLKATAGTVGGCATLFTILFMIPETQTYIYAFNRILDSFIGLGIGLAVDYLLPNRQCKKTDDI, encoded by the coding sequence ATGCCTTTTGGACTACGAACATTAAAAACTGGTGTTGCAGTTTTTTTATGTATATTAATTAGTATTATTTTCAAACGCGAAACTTATATTGTTTCAGCATTAACAGCGATTTTTACGATTAGAAAAGATTTTGAAAACAGCATTCGTTATGGAAAAAACCGCGTGATTGGTAATACGGTTGGCGCTTTTTCCTCCCTATTAGTGATTACTTTATTTGACCTTTTTGGTAAAACGGATATCAGTCAGTTAATTATTATGCCACTTACTATTATGATGATGATTACATTATTAACTAAGTTAAAAGCAACTGCAGGAACAGTTGGTGGTTGTGCCACCCTGTTTACGATATTATTTATGATTCCAGAGACTCAAACTTATATTTACGCCTTCAATCGAATTCTTGATAGTTTCATAGGTTTAGGGATCGGTCTAGCAGTTGATTACCTCTTACCCAATAGGCAATGTAAAAAAACGGATGATATTTAA
- a CDS encoding amino acid permease has product MDQKQMRWFTVGLIAFNMVWGLGNVVNNYSQQGISVVTSWILILALYFIPYALIVGQLGSTFKDSNGGVSSWIENTTNKKLAYYAAWTYWVVHIPYLAQKPQAILIALGWAIKGDGSFVSGMSVQMVAIISLVIFLLFLYLSTKGLSTLKVIGGLAGTAMFIMSILFILLAVGAPFIDQSMEIATQDMTSIKTYIPKFDLSYFATISMLVFAVGGAEKISPYVNQTKNPAKEFPKGMILLAIMVGVSAVLGSVAMGMLFASDNIPSDLMTNGAYSAFQKLGEYYGVGNFLMIVYALTNTIGQISALAFSIDAPLQVLLADADKEYVPTWLRQRTAKGTLKNGYLLTGILVSIIILLPIFGIKNMDELVKWLTNLNSVVMPLRYLWVFLAYMMLNKAFKNYQNAEYKFMKNPKWGYAIGLWCFAFTAFACVLGMIPKIPYGSEGWWFQMISNIVTPIVFVALGMILPAIARREQAK; this is encoded by the coding sequence ATGGATCAAAAGCAAATGCGATGGTTCACAGTTGGCTTAATTGCTTTTAACATGGTGTGGGGGTTAGGGAATGTTGTCAATAACTACTCACAACAAGGAATTTCAGTTGTAACGTCATGGATTTTAATCTTGGCTTTATATTTTATTCCTTACGCGTTAATTGTTGGACAATTAGGGTCAACTTTTAAAGACAGTAATGGTGGCGTAAGCTCATGGATCGAAAATACGACCAATAAAAAATTAGCTTACTATGCTGCATGGACGTATTGGGTGGTACACATCCCGTATTTAGCTCAAAAACCACAAGCGATTTTGATCGCATTAGGATGGGCTATCAAAGGTGACGGTAGTTTTGTTTCAGGTATGTCAGTTCAAATGGTTGCAATTATTAGTTTAGTCATCTTCTTATTATTCTTATATTTATCTACTAAAGGTTTGTCAACCTTAAAAGTTATTGGTGGTTTAGCTGGTACAGCGATGTTTATTATGTCAATTTTATTCATTTTACTAGCAGTTGGCGCACCTTTTATTGATCAATCAATGGAAATCGCTACGCAAGACATGACAAGTATTAAAACCTATATTCCAAAGTTTGATTTATCATATTTTGCCACAATTTCTATGTTAGTATTTGCCGTAGGGGGAGCTGAAAAAATTTCACCTTACGTTAACCAAACGAAGAATCCAGCCAAAGAATTTCCTAAAGGAATGATTTTATTAGCGATTATGGTTGGGGTTTCAGCTGTATTAGGCTCAGTCGCGATGGGGATGTTATTTGCAAGTGATAATATTCCTTCAGATTTAATGACTAATGGGGCCTACAGTGCTTTCCAAAAATTAGGGGAGTACTATGGCGTTGGTAATTTCTTGATGATTGTTTATGCGTTAACGAATACCATCGGTCAAATTTCAGCGTTAGCTTTCTCTATTGATGCACCGCTTCAGGTATTATTAGCGGATGCTGATAAAGAATATGTACCAACTTGGTTACGTCAACGTACTGCCAAAGGGACATTAAAAAATGGTTACTTATTAACAGGTATTTTAGTAAGCATCATCATCTTATTACCTATCTTTGGTATTAAAAACATGGACGAATTAGTTAAATGGTTGACTAACTTGAACTCTGTCGTGATGCCATTACGTTATCTATGGGTATTCTTAGCGTATATGATGTTAAATAAAGCTTTCAAAAATTATCAAAATGCCGAGTATAAATTTATGAAAAATCCTAAATGGGGTTATGCCATTGGTTTATGGTGTTTTGCTTTTACAGCTTTTGCGTGTGTTTTAGGGATGATTCCAAAAATTCCTTACGGTTCAGAAGGTTGGTGGTTCCAAATGATTTCTAATATCGTGACACCTATTGTGTTCGTTGCTTTAGGAATGATTTTACCAGCGATTGCAAGAAGAGAACAAGCAAAATAA
- a CDS encoding IS91 family transposase — protein sequence MNVNILQAIFFDKYHNWDNFIIKYSDRLRPVVKKEVAKFRNCGDIQKGYRLYVCEGCHDVKFLPLRCKGKFCPSCAKGESERWSETIAQDMYHTIHRHIVFTIDEGLRDIFLMDKYRSTLLKGLMDEAAKIIIEFFDKRKIQPGIISGLHTFGSQLEFNPHVHMIVTMGGVNRKGEWENYDYLPYVMLRKYWQNAVLKLIRRTLSPRDKAKVQYKLQKAYHQNGEGFYVNAPKRSRTNTKGLLQYISRYMKRGPIALERIKMYDGHHVMFEYHDKRTNRKEMKTMTAEEFIGALVRHIPDRHFRMIRHYGIYSRRIKSFIKKIVEVYQEKVKKLLINSKQMLKSKTWAQRITECFGKNPLDCPNCGEEFVFMGMSVCKNGRLITKYTKNKQAMIVMKEENIRLGQKETQHQQKEKTEAAFKKLRFDWEFYGDLYMSPVWNS from the coding sequence ATGAATGTGAATATTCTTCAAGCTATATTTTTTGATAAGTATCATAATTGGGATAATTTTATCATCAAGTATTCTGACAGACTTCGTCCGGTAGTTAAGAAGGAGGTTGCTAAGTTTAGAAATTGTGGAGATATCCAGAAAGGATATCGTTTGTATGTTTGCGAGGGATGTCATGATGTCAAATTTCTACCTTTAAGATGTAAAGGTAAGTTTTGTCCAAGTTGTGCTAAAGGTGAGAGTGAACGTTGGAGTGAAACGATAGCTCAAGACATGTATCACACTATTCATCGTCACATTGTTTTTACAATAGATGAAGGTTTACGTGATATCTTTTTAATGGATAAGTATCGAAGTACCTTGTTAAAAGGATTAATGGATGAAGCCGCCAAAATAATTATAGAGTTCTTTGATAAGCGTAAGATACAGCCTGGAATAATTTCAGGATTACATACGTTTGGTTCACAATTAGAGTTTAATCCTCATGTTCATATGATAGTAACAATGGGTGGTGTAAACAGAAAAGGTGAATGGGAAAATTATGATTATTTACCTTATGTAATGCTTAGAAAATATTGGCAGAATGCGGTATTAAAATTGATTAGGAGAACTTTATCACCACGTGATAAAGCAAAAGTTCAGTATAAATTACAGAAGGCCTACCATCAAAATGGAGAAGGATTTTATGTGAATGCTCCTAAACGGAGCAGAACGAATACCAAAGGCTTACTACAATATATCAGTCGCTATATGAAAAGAGGGCCTATTGCATTAGAACGAATAAAAATGTATGACGGTCATCATGTCATGTTTGAATATCATGATAAGCGGACGAATAGAAAAGAAATGAAAACAATGACGGCAGAAGAGTTTATAGGGGCATTAGTTCGTCATATTCCAGATCGACATTTTAGAATGATACGTCATTATGGTATTTATAGTCGAAGGATAAAAAGCTTTATCAAAAAAATTGTAGAAGTTTATCAAGAAAAGGTAAAAAAGTTATTGATAAACAGTAAACAAATGCTTAAAAGTAAAACTTGGGCTCAAAGAATAACCGAATGTTTTGGAAAAAATCCATTGGATTGTCCTAATTGTGGTGAAGAATTTGTCTTTATGGGGATGAGTGTGTGCAAAAATGGTAGACTAATTACTAAATATACGAAGAATAAGCAAGCAATGATAGTGATGAAGGAGGAGAATATTCGTCTTGGCCAAAAAGAAACGCAACATCAACAAAAAGAAAAAACAGAAGCAGCTTTTAAAAAGCTTCGATTCGACTGGGAATTCTACGGTGACTTATATATGTCTCCAGTGTGGAATAGCTGA